One genomic region from Streptomyces sp. NBC_01304 encodes:
- a CDS encoding ABC transporter ATP-binding protein yields MTDHLLETQDVRVHFGGIRALKGVTLGIRPGEVCGLIGPNGAGKTTLFDVLSGIRRPDAGRVLLDGTDVTRRSPVWRARHGMRRTFQRQQLFGQLTVADNLVVAQEWRGGGGGVAADLVAAPTRRTHERARRERAATVLRECGLDALAGDYAGALPVGQARMVELARAVADPPRVLLLDEPASGMTADERQQLSAVIRHLADEEGCAVLLIEHNVAFVMELCARVVVLDLGEVLAQGTAAEVRADPKVKEAYLGTADV; encoded by the coding sequence ATGACCGACCACCTCCTCGAAACCCAGGACGTACGCGTCCACTTCGGCGGCATCCGCGCCCTCAAGGGCGTGACGCTCGGCATCCGGCCCGGCGAGGTCTGCGGGCTGATCGGGCCCAACGGGGCCGGCAAGACCACCCTGTTCGACGTCCTCTCGGGCATCCGCCGCCCCGACGCGGGCCGGGTCCTGCTCGACGGTACGGACGTCACCCGGCGCTCCCCCGTCTGGCGGGCCCGGCACGGCATGCGCCGCACCTTCCAGCGGCAGCAGCTGTTCGGGCAGCTCACGGTCGCCGACAACCTGGTGGTGGCGCAGGAGTGGCGCGGCGGCGGTGGCGGGGTCGCCGCCGATCTCGTGGCCGCACCGACGCGACGTACCCACGAAAGGGCCAGGAGGGAACGGGCCGCCACGGTCCTGCGCGAATGCGGTCTCGACGCGCTGGCCGGCGACTACGCGGGCGCGCTCCCCGTCGGGCAGGCCCGGATGGTGGAGCTGGCCCGCGCGGTGGCCGATCCGCCGCGCGTACTGCTCCTCGACGAGCCGGCGTCCGGGATGACAGCCGACGAGAGACAGCAACTGTCGGCTGTCATCCGGCACTTGGCCGACGAGGAGGGCTGTGCCGTGCTCCTCATCGAGCACAACGTCGCCTTCGTCATGGAGCTCTGCGCCCGCGTCGTCGTGCTCGACCTGGGCGAGGTCCTGGCCCAGGGCACGGCCGCCGAGGTACGCGCCGACCCGAAGGTCAAGGAGGCGTACCTCGGCACGGCCGACGTGTAG